DNA sequence from the Candidatus Sulfuricurvum sp. RIFRC-1 genome:
CCTGATGAAATCATCCTCTCTCTCAACCGTCATGAGAAAAAACGTCGTCGCCGCCGTACTTCCATCCTCCTCGATGATCTGAAAGTGGGCGATTACGTTGTCCACGAAGAGTACGGGGTCGGGATATTTGTGGGGATCGAGCAGGCTGAGATCCTCGGCGGGATTAAAGACCTTGTCGTGATCAAATACATGGGGGATGACAAACTTCTCCTTCCCGTAGAAAACCTCGATACGATCGATCGCTATATCGCTTCTGGAAGCCTTCCCGTTCTTGATCGTCTGGGCAAGGGAAGTTTCGGTAAGCTCAAAGAGTCGGTCAAAGCACGGTTGTTTGAGATCGCTTCCGAAATTGTGGGGATCGCGGCAAGCCGTGCTCTTATTAAGGCTTCGGTTCTCAACGTCGATGCGGGTGAATTGCGTCGATTCCAAGAGGCCGCCGGATTTGATTATACTCCGGATCAAGCCAGTGCCATCAGCGCTATCGTCTGTGATCTCTCCTCCGGTCAGATCATGGATCGGCTCCTCAGCGGAGATGTCGGTTTCGGAAAAACCGAAGTGGCGATGAACGCTATCTTTACGGCTGCGCAGGGGGGCTATCAGTCGCTCCTTGTCGTTCCGACGACGCTACTTAGCTCTCAGCACTTCCAATCGCTCAAAGCCCGTTTAGCTCCGTTCGGACTTCGGGTGGCGAAGTTGGATCGTTTCGTCAGCTCGAAAGAGAAAAATGCGACCCTTCGGGCATTAGAAGCGGGAGAACTTGACTGCGTCGTCGGAACCCATGCCCTGTTTGGGGTGAATTGTGCGAAGCTTGGAATCGTCATCATCGATGAAGAGCATAAATTCGGAGTGAAACAAAAAGAGAAACTCAAATCGCTTTATGAGAATGTCCACCTCCTCAGTATGAGTGCGACCCCGATCCCCCGCAGTCTTAATCAGGCGCTTAGTTCGATCAAGACGATGTCGGAGCTTCTCACCCCTCCGAGTGAGCGTTTAGGGGTACGGACGTTTGTTAAAAACTACGATGAGAAGCTGATCAAAGAGGTAATCTTACGCGAACTTCGACGCGGCGGTCAGGTGTTCTATGTTCACAACTCGATTGACTCGATGATTATCAAATCGGGAGAGCTCAAAGCAATCCTTCCCGATCTGCGTATTCTAATACTCCACTCCCAGATCGGTGCGACTCAAACGGAAGATGAGCTTGCCAAGTTTGCCGATCGCCAATACGATGTCCTCCTTGCCACATCGATCATCGAGTCGGGTATCCATATGCCGACGGTGAATACGATGATTATCGACGGAGCCGACCGTTTCGGGATGGCCGATCTGCATCAGCTGCGCGGTCGGGTCGGGCGGGGGCATACCGAGGGGTATGCCTATTTTATCGTCGATGACAAAGATCATCTTACCGAAGAGGCGAAAAAGCGCCTCGTAGCGTTAGAATCGAACTCCTTTTTGGGAAGCGGATCGATGTTGGCCTATCACGACCTCGAAATTCGAGGCGGGGGGAACCTCGTCGGAGATGCCCAAAGCGGTCATATCAAAAACATCGGATATGCCCTCTATCTGCGGATGCTGGAAGATGCGATTAAAATCCTCACCAACCAAACGACGGCGGTACGGGCGAAAGTGGATATAAAACTTACCGTCAGCGCCTTTATCAGCGACGAGATCGTGAGCGAAGACCGTCTCCGCCTCGAACTTTACCGCCGTCTCAGCCAGTGTGAGAGCCCGAGCGAGATTTATGAAATTGAAGAGGAAGTCGGAGATCGTTTCGGTAAGCCCGACACGCCTACGAAACAGTTCTTTGAGATTATGGTGATCAAACTCCTCTCTATCGAGAAGAAGATTAAAATGGTGAGCAACTACAACCAAAACATCACGATAGAGTACGCGAGCGGTATCAAAGAGACATTGCAGAGTAAGAGTAAAGATGATGATGACTTGATCGGTACCGTCTTGCATTATCTCCGCACGGCAAAAGGAAAAGCATGAGTTTTTGTTCCTATTTCGATACCTATCAATGCCGCTCATGCAGCTGGATCGATTATCATTATGCTGAACAGCTGAAACTCAAGAGTGACCATTTACATGCACTTCTCAACCCCTTTCAACCGCGAGATTGGTTGAAACCCGCCACATCACCTCTAAAAGGATTTCGGAATAAAGCCAAAATGGTGGCAACTCCGACGTTAGAGGGTGTAGTCCTTGGACTCTCCGAAGAGGTGAGTCTGATCGAGTGTCCGTTGTACGATATGAGTATGCAAAAAGTATTGCAGAGCGTTCAAGATTGGCTCCGGGGATTAGGGGTCAAAGCGTACGATATTAAAAAGAAAAAAGGGGAGTTGAAATACGTTCTCCTTACGCGAAGCAAATCCAACGGCTCGATGATGCTCCGTTTCGTCCTCCGCTCCCACGGGATTGTTGCCCGATTGCAAAACGCTCTGGATGACTTGATCAAACATGCTCCGGAACTCAAAGTGGTTACGGTGAATATCCAGAGTGTCCACATGGCGATTTTGGAAGGGGAAGAGGAGATCTTTTTTACTGAACAGCGTCGGCTCGAAGAGCGGTTGAACGGTATCCCCCTCTATATCCGTCCTAAAAGCTTTTTTCAAACCAATCCCGAAGTCGCTGAAAAGCTATACCGCAGCGCGAGCGAATGGGCGGGGGAGAGCAAACCGAAGATTCTGTGGGATCTGTTTTGCGGCGTAGGGGGGTTTGCACTCCATTGTACTGCACCGGATCGGAGTATTATGGGGATCGAGATTGAACCTGAAGCGATAGAGTGTGCCCGTGATTCGGCGGCACAGCTGGAGATGAAGAACCTTCGTTTTGAATCTCTCGATGCGGCGAGTTTCGGAGCGAGTTCGGGTGAAAAACCTGATTTGATTATCGTTAATCCGCCCCGTCGGGGATTGGGTGAGCAGTTATGCAAATGGTTGATGCGAGTCAGTAGCGATCGGATACTCTATTCGAGCTGTAATGCGACGAGTTTAGCCAAAGATCTTGAACTTCTTAGCGGCTACTCGGTGAATCGGGTTCAACTGTTCGATATGTTTCCCCATACGGCTCATTATGAAGTTTTAGTGGAGCTGGTACGAGAATAAAGTTCTCCAAAATGATCAATGTAGGTGAGATAGAGTCTTACCTCAAATTCGAGTTGATGGTACTCGGTTTCGATATGGGTGCAGAGGGAGTAAAAGGCTTTGTTATGATCTTTCTCTTTGAGATGGGCGAGTTCATGGGTGACAATCATCCGCAAAAACGGCTCCGGGACTTTTTTAAAAAAGTGGGAAATCCGAATCTCGTTTTTGGCTTTGAGCTTTCCTCCCTGTACCCGAGAGACGAAGGTGTGGGTTCCCAAAGCGGAGTTTAAATCACGGATTTTGGTATCATAAAGTACTTTTGAGATGGGCGCAGAGCTGCGAAAATGGGTGTTTTTGATCTCCATAACATAATCATAGAGGCTTTTGTCGGTTGTGTAGGGATGGGTATCGGGATATTTACGGATAAGTCGCTCGCCGAGAGTGTCGGTATCGATCAGATTTTGTACCTGAGCGAGTATCTCTTGGCTGTAGTGAGCTAAATATCTAAGCGATTGCATGGGGGATTACTTCGTTTCAATGCGATCATTTAAATGGGTTATATGGCCATGATCATCATGGAAAACCGTAACCAATTGGCTGTTTGCACACTGTTGCAACTGATCATCGTCCAAATGAAAATAATTTGAATAATCAGTGGATTTATAGAGCAAATGTTCACTGGGAGCTCTGTGTCTGTTTAGCCTTGAGAGGATAAACAACACAATCGGCGTTGCAATTAACATCGATATTGCATGTTCAAAGGTTACACTATGAATATTTTCAAATATCCAATCGGATATTTTATCCGCCGGTACTTTTAATGTAATGATCCCATAAAATACAACCAATAAAGGCTTCCACAAATAGATAAAGCCTAACCAAAGTCCGATGGTTAGTCCATCCCACACTAATCTTTTTCTTTTGGGTAGCTCATGGCGTTTGTTGATAATCAATGTTTCTTTAGACATCTTACCCCTTTTTCGGTAATTGTTGATGGACACCTCGGTCGGGACTAACCCACCTTGCACGTCCTTTCGTCCCAAATAACACTTTCGGTAGAGCGGTTACGGCGGTAAAGAGATTCAGCAACCAATAGGCAAACGGATACCAAATCATCCAATAGTAGTTTTTTCCTAAGCCTTGGTCATAATGACCGTCTAACCATTTACTGATGGCAAACTGTATCAAACATGCACCGATAAGAATAATACTGCTTTCGTCCGGTAAAATGGGTGAATGATCCGGCATGGCATAGGAAATGGGAGTAAAGAAACTCATTAACCAGACGACAAACACCAATACCATACTGTAGGCCCAAAGGGTGCTTAACATGAGTTCCGTCATAAGGCCCCAAAGATGGGTTTGCTTGTGCATAAATAAAACTTTAAAGTTTTTAAGCATCACTTGAACACCGCCCATAGCCCAACGCAACCGCTGTTTCCACAATCCGCTCAATGTTTCCGGCATCAAAATCCATACCAGTGCTCGTGGCTCAAAGCGTACATCCCAACCGTTGCGTTGCAGTTTCCAGGTAATATCGATATCTTCGGTCAGCATATCGGGACTCCAATACCCCACTTCATGCACCGCCGCTTTTCGAAAACCGGTGATGACACCCGATACGGTAAATAGTCGTCCGAAACTGCGCTGTGCCCGCTTGATCATCCCTACGATAGAAGAAAACTCACCCACCTGGATTTTACCCAATAGGCTTGTGCGATTACGGATACGCGGGTTACCCGTTACGGCGGCAACTTCGGGATAACGGATAAAATGTTTGACCATCCAATGGACACAATGTTTATCGATTAAGGCATCTCCGTCTATGCATATCAAATACTCGTATTTTGCCAACAATGCGCCGGCTTGAAGCCCTAACGCTTTCCCCTGATTTTCGGCTAAATTAACCACTTTTAACTTGGGGTTATTCTTTGCCAGAGCGACTAAAATCTCTAAGGTATCATCCTTGCTGCCATCGTTAATGGCAATGACTTCAAATTCAGGGTAGTCCACATTGAGGGCATACGTGATGGTTTCGATGGCATTTTGCCCTTCATTGTAACAAGGGATCAAAATACTCACCCCTTGCCAGCTCTCATTGGCTCTTAGAGGAGGAATAATGTATTTGAGATAGGGTTTTTCATTTTTAAAATAAAAAAAGATTGCCCCTACGATCCACAAACTTGACATAAACAATGGATAATAAAAGACATAGCCCAGCACTATGTGCCATAGTGAATGCCAAAATAGTTCAAATGTCATTACAAATCCTTCTTACTTACTTAGCATGGTATCGCCATGCATAAGCTCTGATTTTTGTCCAAAGGCTTGTTTCATCGTATCGGCATCAGGGATATTTTTAAATACATTGTCCGGATAATAGGCCACATGATGGACCCCGAGATCGTATAAATGGTTTATCGTATCAACCATCTCTTGAGATGAAATCGGTTCATCGTTTTTTCTCCAATTGATGGTTTGCAGCTCCATCACGGTACGTTCCAACCCACACTCTTCTTGCTTTACACGTTCAACAATTTTATCGTAAAACTGTCGTGTATCATCGGCTTGTTCCATATACGGCATCGCCATAATAGCGGTGTAGTCATAATTTTTGATCGATTCATTCAATCCTTGCGCATACCATTCTTCGGCGTACTCATTGAGTGCAACCTGCGCATATAAATTACGGGCTGTTTTAAGTCCGGGATGCTCATCTCTAACAATCTGCGCTAATCGCATCGCGAACGAATCCAAATAGTCCGTTTTGAGGTTCGTCCACTTTTCTAACTGTTCGCTCTCCTCTCGAATTTTGGTTACACTGTGTGCCAATCCCCATTTTTTATACTGCTTACGTGCAAATGTGCTGTCATCTTCAAAATCGGACAGCGTTACATCATCATGAAACAATATGCCGTCAATACGGGGTAATTTAGCCAAATCTTCATAAATCTGCTGAATAACTTTTCGTGCTTTAGGAGAAAACGGCGATAACCTCGGATATCCCATATTGAGATGGGTCGGATCAACCTGTAAGGTTACTACCGTCTCTTTGGCAACCGCATTGTTTTTCGGCAATTGCCACGCCAGCATCGGCATCCAGGCATAAATGCGCTTAACTTGTGTGCGCGTTGTAAGCTGCCAAGCCACCCTATTAAATAAATCGGCACGCATCGGAATATTTCGGTTTGGAAAATAGACATAGTCCGCTGCCCCATTGGCATCAGGGTCAGCAAAAGCCTGCAAATAAACCGTATTGATACCTAACGTTTTTATTCGATCAAGCAAATCACCCAAATTTCTTTCCTGCTGCTCTGGATCAGAATCATAGATATAATCCAAATCGACATGCGCGGCTTTTGTGGTACGGTCGTTATCGATCAAATTGGCATTTCGTGAGCGGATATTTTGTTCTAACTCTTTAAGGGTCATGTTTTTATCAACCAAGATACGGCGCATCCCCCACAAAGGGGTAATACGTGTATTGCTGCCATCATCCAGAGTTAATCCGATGCTCATCCCTAAACGCTCTGCAATGGTGCGCACTTCTTTATTGTAATATCCATACGGCCATACCATGACACGAGGCTTTTGCCCTGTATACTCTTTGATAAAGCGGTTGTTTTCCGATAAGTCATTATAAATACGTTGCTGATAACTTTTTTCATCTTCATAGGAGCGTTTATCGCTCAACCATTGGCGCGTGATCATGGCCGGCTGCAGGTTGCCTTGCGGATTGCCCGGTATCCCTTTATGTAAAAAATAGCTATGACTTGCAAACTCGACCAGAGTGCTGTCGGCCATTTCCTTGATCGCTTCATGGGTTAAAAACTTCTCACGCGCAATCTTATGCCCATCAAAATCTACCGTATCTTTAGCCTTCATCCAACTGCCGACCAGTGCGATGACAACCGGAATTTTATATTTTTTGATTAAGGGGTAAGCGTTGGTGTAAACGGACTGATACCCATCATCAAAGGTCATCAAAACGGCTTTTTTAGGCAATGGTTTTGCACTTTTCCGGTAGGCTAAAATATCATTGATACCGATAAAGTGATAGCCGTTATCGATCAGCCAATGTATCTGCTCTTCAAAATGAGATGGTGTAACCGCATAGGTTGAATCGAGCGTTTCACTTTTATCGGCTATTTCGTGATAACTTAGGATCGTAAACTCATTGGGGTTTTGATCCCGACTGCACACATTAGGGAGGTCATTGGCTATAAGGTAACTGTTGGCAATGCCGATGAAGATCAAAAGAAATTTGATGATTGGTTTGAGCATAAAGTAGAGTACTTTGTTTTAAATTTTAATCGAAAATTATACAGTATAACCCCTTGTATCTTCCCACTTTTACCGGCATCTCTTACGTCAGCTTTTGCTATCTTATAGTATAGTTTCACTACATTACGCAAAGGTTCGAGATGGAACATCAAAAGATCGACGAACTCGTCGCCAAGATTAAAGCCCTCGAATCGGAACTGGAATCTGAACTGCACCAGGAGTATGAGCGGTTCAGCTGTGAAATAACGAAAAAACGGGAAGAGCTTCTCGCGTCGTACCGGCGTGAGCGCCAAGGGTTATTGCGCTATTTGGCGACCACCCCGATCTTGCATCTGCTGAGTGCCCCCGTCATCTGGTCGGTCTTGTTCCCTGCATTGATCTTGGATGCTTTTGTGAGTCTTTATCAGTGGATTTGCTTTCCGATCTACAAGATTACCAAAGTCAAACGGAGTGATTACATCCTTATCGATCGTCACCGACTCGCCTATCTCAACATCATCGAAAAGCTTAACTGTCTCTATTGCAGTTATTTCAACGGACTGATGGGATACATTAGCGAGATTGCCGGTCGCACCGAACAGTACTGGTGCCCGATCCGCCATGCATCACGGGTCAAATCGATGCACAACAATTATAAAAAATTCTTCGATTACGGAGACAGTGAGAACTTTCGACAAAGAAGCGCAGAGCTTAGAGAGGATCTCAAAGAGGAGAAAGAGTGAAAATAGCCTTTATCGGAGATATCGTAGGCCGTCCGGGACGGAATATGATTAAAGAGTATCTTTTAAAGCTCAGACGCGAACACGGAATCGATTTCGTCATCGCCAACTACGAGAACGCTTCGCACGGTTTCGGAGTAACGATGAAAAATGCCCAAGAGCTTTTGGCAATGGGGATCGACTGCATGAGCGGGGGAAACCATACGTGGGATAAAAAAGAGGTCGAACCGTTGTTGGAGAACCTGCCGATGCTCCGCCCTCACAACTACCCCGAAGGGGTCAAGGGAACGGGGTGCCGTGTCTTTGACGTAGCGGGAGAAAAACTCGCCGTCCTCAACATCATGGGGCATTACGGGATGCCGTACGTCGATAATGCGTTCCGATGCGCCCGCGATACCGTCGCACACCTCAAAAACGACGGGGTTGAGCATATCTTTCTCGATTTCCATGCCGAAGCCTCCAGTGAGAAACGGGCCATGATGATGTTGCTCCAAGGCGATATTAGCGGCATCATCGGAACCCATACCCATGTGGGGAGTGATGATTTTCAGATTGCAAAAGGGACAGCCTATCTCACCGATATCGGTCTCTCAGGTTGCCGTGATAACGTCATCGGAATGGATTCAAAAGTGCCGTTGGAACGCTTTATCACGGGCGTATCGGGACGTTTTGAAGTCCCCGAAAAATGTCGCAAAATTCTCCAAATCGCTATATTGACTCTGGATGAGGGGAAATGCACCGAAGCGTTCAAACTCAAAATATTTGATGACGGACGTGTCCATCGAACCGATGCGTGGGTGGAAGAATAACTATGTGATTGGTCATGCTGAACTTGATTCAGCATCTAATTTATGCGTAGATACCGTATCAAGTACGGCATGACAAAACACCAAAGGAGCTTTTTATGCAACTAACCGATTCTTTCGAACTTTTCAGTGCATTAGAGCAATTAAAACTCTTAGAAGAGTCTCCGCCGCTGTGGTGGCCATCCTATGGAACCTTTGAAGTCGTCGTCGGTGCCATCCTCACCCAAAACACCCAATGGTCACGGGTTCAAATCTCCCTCGATAACCTCCGTATTAAAGAACTTCTCTCCCTCCATCTCCTAGCCCATTGTGACGTTGATGAGCTGATGGAGCTGATCCGTCCCAGCGGTCTGTTCAAAGCCAAAGCCCAAACCCTGATCCGCCTCTCACAATCTATCTGTGATGATTTCGGCGACTTCGAAACTTTTGCCCTCAGTGTCGATAGAGAGTGGCTCTTGTCACAAAAAGGGATCGGACCTGAGACGGCAGATTCTATCCTCTGCTACGCCTGCGCCCGTCCCGCGATGGTCGTGGACAGCTACACGGCACGGCTGTTAAATGCGTTCGGATATGAGTTCGAGAGTTACGATGAGTTGCAGGAGTGGTGCGAAGCGGGGGTGAGAGGCTATTTCGATACCGTACAGCTCCCTGCCGCATTTGCGCGGTTTCATGGGATGATTGTGGAGTATGTGAAGAGGAATAGTAAGGGGAAGCAGGTAAATGTTGAGCTGATATACTGATTGTAAAAAATAATATCTTTTGTTTTTAAAAATTAAGATAAAAATAGATACAATTAATTTTTATTAAAATAAAAGGAATATATTGAAGAAAGTTATTATAATCGGGGCGGCATCATTTTTACTAATTACTGGTTGTGCATCAAGACCACCAAATACGATGTCGACATACATGCCAGGTGATTCAGAAAGAAGTTGTGCATCACTAATGCATGAAATGAGTAATATTGAAAACGAGATGAACAGAAAATGGGGAGAACGAAATCAACAGATTGGTACTAATGTAGCTCTTGGAGTAGCTGGAGCTTTTCTTATTGTTCCTTGGTTTTTTATGGATATGTCCGGTGCAGAGAGAACTGAATGGGAATCATATAAAAAACGGTTTGATTATTTAGGGGTTTTATTGGCAGATAAAAAATGCTCTCCACATAAAAGTATTGTTGCTGACAACAATATAAGTGTTCAAAAAGAAGAAGTAAAATAATAGTTCTTTTCTCATTCCTTGTGCGCACTTTCTAAGTGGGAATGCAGACTTCTAAAACACCTCTTTAACCCGTCCCACTTCCCCGCTCATAAGACGCACTTTAATCCCGTGCGGATGGTTCGGGGATTTAGTGAGGATGTCACGGACAACTCCCTCTGTTAATCTATCTGTCGATCGGTCCTCTTTGAGGACGATGCTTACCCGTTTACCCGACATAATATTTTTACGCTCTTTGCCGTCCATAGTTGACCCTTGCTCTTTGTTTTTATATATACTTGCAGTAGATTGAGAAAAATCGTATTCGTCTCTCATTGTCCGATTTTTTGTTTTGTTTGTAGGTAGATTGTTTTAGCAAATTCGTAAAACTCTTTTGCCTCTTCGACGGTTGGTTTACCGTTAGGCATCAATCCAAAATCTCCGGGATAGCGGGATTCGATATAGAGTTCATCGAGAGTATGAAAGAGATCGGTATCGTCGCATACCAATTCTGATTTGTTGAGATCGAAGAGTTTATTGAGCGAATGGATCTTAGGGATATTCTCACCGTTTTCTTCCATAAGTGCTTTAAAAGTTTTTTCGATGGCTTGCTGAGAATGGAATGCGACGAGATGGGTTAGATGAGGTTGCGAAAGGATTTGTTCGATAACGTCGAGATCATCAGAAGCAGCTTGGAGCCATGCTTGGCTAAGCCGATTCATAGAGCTTGATACCTTTGGTCGTGATCTCTCTCGAAAAAGAGCTATTGAGGGCGATAAATTCTCGGTGCATTGCTTTGGTATGAACGATCAAATCGGTGGGATGTGCACGCACAATACTCTCTAACGCTTTCGCAACTTTGAGATAAATTTGGTTTTTTTCGCCCCAATTTTGAGGGATAAACTCATCGTCGGTAACAACATACAAATCAATATCACTGTTTTCGGTCGGTTCACCATACGCATAGCTTCCAAATAGGACTATTTGCATGGGATTGAGCGGAGTGAGTTGGTAGATGATTTGATCTTTTAGTATGTTGTTTAACTTCATGGGAAGATTATAACAGATTTTTGATTTCTCTCGCTTTGGCATAATTTATATAAACGGTATGTGAACCGTAAAAGCGTTATAATTCCGTATCTATTTACAATTTCAGGAGAATCAATGATTCGTTTTACAATGCTTTCAATCATCACCATTTTAATGTTGAGCGGGTGCACGGCTAAAGAATTTA
Encoded proteins:
- a CDS encoding DEAD/DEAH box helicase, giving the protein MSQARWYEYLKNNPKYRPDILLCEDAKEASELSDVSTFLEIPHIVLPDFRATYMDDLRPFSEELFALFSALRTYYTASKKPLIISPLKTLLFPMPNGSLLQSETIEFASRIDLSAFKEKLLHWGYTFVDMVEIEGEVSHRGDILDIYVPNQSNPYRISLFDDEVEEIKAFDVETQRTDKEELASIEVTSAFFSLTADQHKAFEKAINAAQSDSFVKDIASLGFWVLGSEGIDLCEGKKIARIREMKSVLDEAYGLNQSVLPRERLEAEILPESQKYTPLGGGNFETLRSVHKAKKFTLIAASDTQLKAAGIFELKGLCVKTSGIVLNLIGPDEIILSLNRHEKKRRRRRTSILLDDLKVGDYVVHEEYGVGIFVGIEQAEILGGIKDLVVIKYMGDDKLLLPVENLDTIDRYIASGSLPVLDRLGKGSFGKLKESVKARLFEIASEIVGIAASRALIKASVLNVDAGELRRFQEAAGFDYTPDQASAISAIVCDLSSGQIMDRLLSGDVGFGKTEVAMNAIFTAAQGGYQSLLVVPTTLLSSQHFQSLKARLAPFGLRVAKLDRFVSSKEKNATLRALEAGELDCVVGTHALFGVNCAKLGIVIIDEEHKFGVKQKEKLKSLYENVHLLSMSATPIPRSLNQALSSIKTMSELLTPPSERLGVRTFVKNYDEKLIKEVILRELRRGGQVFYVHNSIDSMIIKSGELKAILPDLRILILHSQIGATQTEDELAKFADRQYDVLLATSIIESGIHMPTVNTMIIDGADRFGMADLHQLRGRVGRGHTEGYAYFIVDDKDHLTEEAKKRLVALESNSFLGSGSMLAYHDLEIRGGGNLVGDAQSGHIKNIGYALYLRMLEDAIKILTNQTTAVRAKVDIKLTVSAFISDEIVSEDRLRLELYRRLSQCESPSEIYEIEEEVGDRFGKPDTPTKQFFEIMVIKLLSIEKKIKMVSNYNQNITIEYASGIKETLQSKSKDDDDLIGTVLHYLRTAKGKA
- the rlmC gene encoding 23S rRNA (uracil(747)-C(5))-methyltransferase RlmC: MSFCSYFDTYQCRSCSWIDYHYAEQLKLKSDHLHALLNPFQPRDWLKPATSPLKGFRNKAKMVATPTLEGVVLGLSEEVSLIECPLYDMSMQKVLQSVQDWLRGLGVKAYDIKKKKGELKYVLLTRSKSNGSMMLRFVLRSHGIVARLQNALDDLIKHAPELKVVTVNIQSVHMAILEGEEEIFFTEQRRLEERLNGIPLYIRPKSFFQTNPEVAEKLYRSASEWAGESKPKILWDLFCGVGGFALHCTAPDRSIMGIEIEPEAIECARDSAAQLEMKNLRFESLDAASFGASSGEKPDLIIVNPPRRGLGEQLCKWLMRVSSDRILYSSCNATSLAKDLELLSGYSVNRVQLFDMFPHTAHYEVLVELVRE
- a CDS encoding YgjP-like metallopeptidase domain-containing protein, translating into MQSLRYLAHYSQEILAQVQNLIDTDTLGERLIRKYPDTHPYTTDKSLYDYVMEIKNTHFRSSAPISKVLYDTKIRDLNSALGTHTFVSRVQGGKLKAKNEIRISHFFKKVPEPFLRMIVTHELAHLKEKDHNKAFYSLCTHIETEYHQLEFEVRLYLTYIDHFGELYSRTSSTKTS
- the pgaD gene encoding poly-beta-1,6-N-acetyl-D-glucosamine biosynthesis protein PgaD, coding for MSKETLIINKRHELPKRKRLVWDGLTIGLWLGFIYLWKPLLVVFYGIITLKVPADKISDWIFENIHSVTFEHAISMLIATPIVLFILSRLNRHRAPSEHLLYKSTDYSNYFHLDDDQLQQCANSQLVTVFHDDHGHITHLNDRIETK
- the pgaC gene encoding poly-beta-1,6-N-acetyl-D-glucosamine synthase, translated to MTFELFWHSLWHIVLGYVFYYPLFMSSLWIVGAIFFYFKNEKPYLKYIIPPLRANESWQGVSILIPCYNEGQNAIETITYALNVDYPEFEVIAINDGSKDDTLEILVALAKNNPKLKVVNLAENQGKALGLQAGALLAKYEYLICIDGDALIDKHCVHWMVKHFIRYPEVAAVTGNPRIRNRTSLLGKIQVGEFSSIVGMIKRAQRSFGRLFTVSGVITGFRKAAVHEVGYWSPDMLTEDIDITWKLQRNGWDVRFEPRALVWILMPETLSGLWKQRLRWAMGGVQVMLKNFKVLFMHKQTHLWGLMTELMLSTLWAYSMVLVFVVWLMSFFTPISYAMPDHSPILPDESSIILIGACLIQFAISKWLDGHYDQGLGKNYYWMIWYPFAYWLLNLFTAVTALPKVLFGTKGRARWVSPDRGVHQQLPKKG
- the pgaB gene encoding poly-beta-1,6-N-acetyl-D-glucosamine N-deacetylase PgaB, whose protein sequence is MLKPIIKFLLIFIGIANSYLIANDLPNVCSRDQNPNEFTILSYHEIADKSETLDSTYAVTPSHFEEQIHWLIDNGYHFIGINDILAYRKSAKPLPKKAVLMTFDDGYQSVYTNAYPLIKKYKIPVVIALVGSWMKAKDTVDFDGHKIAREKFLTHEAIKEMADSTLVEFASHSYFLHKGIPGNPQGNLQPAMITRQWLSDKRSYEDEKSYQQRIYNDLSENNRFIKEYTGQKPRVMVWPYGYYNKEVRTIAERLGMSIGLTLDDGSNTRITPLWGMRRILVDKNMTLKELEQNIRSRNANLIDNDRTTKAAHVDLDYIYDSDPEQQERNLGDLLDRIKTLGINTVYLQAFADPDANGAADYVYFPNRNIPMRADLFNRVAWQLTTRTQVKRIYAWMPMLAWQLPKNNAVAKETVVTLQVDPTHLNMGYPRLSPFSPKARKVIQQIYEDLAKLPRIDGILFHDDVTLSDFEDDSTFARKQYKKWGLAHSVTKIREESEQLEKWTNLKTDYLDSFAMRLAQIVRDEHPGLKTARNLYAQVALNEYAEEWYAQGLNESIKNYDYTAIMAMPYMEQADDTRQFYDKIVERVKQEECGLERTVMELQTINWRKNDEPISSQEMVDTINHLYDLGVHHVAYYPDNVFKNIPDADTMKQAFGQKSELMHGDTMLSK
- a CDS encoding TIGR00282 family metallophosphoesterase, giving the protein MKIAFIGDIVGRPGRNMIKEYLLKLRREHGIDFVIANYENASHGFGVTMKNAQELLAMGIDCMSGGNHTWDKKEVEPLLENLPMLRPHNYPEGVKGTGCRVFDVAGEKLAVLNIMGHYGMPYVDNAFRCARDTVAHLKNDGVEHIFLDFHAEASSEKRAMMMLLQGDISGIIGTHTHVGSDDFQIAKGTAYLTDIGLSGCRDNVIGMDSKVPLERFITGVSGRFEVPEKCRKILQIAILTLDEGKCTEAFKLKIFDDGRVHRTDAWVEE
- a CDS encoding 3-methyladenine DNA glycosylase; amino-acid sequence: MQLTDSFELFSALEQLKLLEESPPLWWPSYGTFEVVVGAILTQNTQWSRVQISLDNLRIKELLSLHLLAHCDVDELMELIRPSGLFKAKAQTLIRLSQSICDDFGDFETFALSVDREWLLSQKGIGPETADSILCYACARPAMVVDSYTARLLNAFGYEFESYDELQEWCEAGVRGYFDTVQLPAAFARFHGMIVEYVKRNSKGKQVNVELIY
- a CDS encoding YwbE family protein, producing the protein MDGKERKNIMSGKRVSIVLKEDRSTDRLTEGVVRDILTKSPNHPHGIKVRLMSGEVGRVKEVF
- a CDS encoding HEPN domain-containing protein; this encodes MNRLSQAWLQAASDDLDVIEQILSQPHLTHLVAFHSQQAIEKTFKALMEENGENIPKIHSLNKLFDLNKSELVCDDTDLFHTLDELYIESRYPGDFGLMPNGKPTVEEAKEFYEFAKTIYLQTKQKIGQ
- a CDS encoding nucleotidyltransferase domain-containing protein → MKLNNILKDQIIYQLTPLNPMQIVLFGSYAYGEPTENSDIDLYVVTDDEFIPQNWGEKNQIYLKVAKALESIVRAHPTDLIVHTKAMHREFIALNSSFSREITTKGIKLYESA